Proteins found in one Micromonospora sp. WMMD1082 genomic segment:
- a CDS encoding DUF4956 domain-containing protein, with protein sequence MSQLVLFAIDICAVALLVFGLYFPRHRRRDLVVAYLGVNVGVLAVASALSASNVGAGLGLGLALFGVLSIIRLRSTELDQHEVAYYFSALALGILGALSTTSVWLSAGLMGLILVVMFLGDHPRLLRHYRHQIMVLDSAVTDQVTLVAQLEQLLGARVHTATVQRLDLVNETTLVDVRYSVKGRAATAAPGAPATAGAHR encoded by the coding sequence ATGTCGCAGCTCGTCCTGTTCGCGATCGATATCTGCGCGGTGGCGCTCCTCGTCTTCGGGCTCTACTTCCCAAGACATCGCCGCCGCGATCTCGTCGTCGCCTATCTCGGCGTCAACGTCGGTGTCCTCGCGGTGGCGAGCGCGCTCAGCGCCAGCAACGTCGGCGCCGGGCTCGGGCTCGGGCTGGCCCTGTTCGGCGTACTGTCCATCATCCGCCTGCGCTCGACGGAGCTCGACCAGCACGAGGTCGCGTACTACTTCTCGGCCCTGGCGCTGGGCATCCTCGGCGCGCTGAGCACCACCTCGGTCTGGCTCAGCGCCGGCCTGATGGGGCTCATCCTCGTGGTGATGTTCCTGGGCGACCATCCCCGGCTGCTCCGCCACTACCGGCACCAGATCATGGTGCTCGACTCGGCCGTCACCGATCAGGTCACCCTCGTCGCCCAACTGGAACAGCTGCTCGGCGCGCGGGTGCACACGGCCACCGTGCAGCGGCTCGACCTGGTCAACGAGACCACCCTGGTCGACGTGCGGTACTCGGTGAAGGGCCGGGCCGCCACCGCCGCACCCGGCGCGCCGGCCACCGCGGGAGCCCACCGATGA
- a CDS encoding tetratricopeptide repeat protein, whose protein sequence is MADGRWANWLRHRTAGIAGAGLVLTAGMTAALANFVTWYVAAGLGAASGAAGLYGGVWWQRRTDRRAREDAWRAVTTAAPGSHPAPADDDTGLLTMLLPGRQVVPFSPLHDRSARRVVQWALADSPARASVLYVDGAPGAGKSRLLVEVAERLALPCAWAVPGRGAAAVAAAAALRQRVVLVVDDADTCDDLPTTLGAWAEAADSDVRLVLISRVNHPWWAAVRARQPARVVAQLPYRPQVTVPAIVGDARSQQQAFARALRCFVAESAPVPSVTLKPSDPPPSIALLHAAAALAARTDVGGTVDTATVVAGIFAAERQRWQESARQAHLHNLPGIVLEQALLLAALVGAADEGAARRLLGQIRTPVGLIGPDRAGQLADWLRGLYPQQVPDWLAPRLPAVLLERYAVSTVAHSPLLAEALANATGRDDARTERALGTLARAAVHSPDAAAAISAVLDRDPAWMTAAAIRVAAVGELPVDEAIAACLDRHADRFTPSQLRQLDGAIPPEARTGRLARASVALLRRYVSHPEVDPDDPDTLAVRHYLASILTEQGQFGAAESEFREVLAARTRLLGEEHPDTLHTRNRFAVVLDLRAERGETEAQFRAVLAARTRLLGAEHPDTLHTRLSLGVVLGGQGRYDAAEAEFREVLAAQTRLLGEEHEDTLTTINNIAALLREQGRLGEAEDVFRALLAVRTRLFGAEHPTTLTVRGNLAVVLDKLGRAEAAEAEFRELLAARTRLSGAAHPDTVNIRNSLAILLGSRGKHREAEAQLREVLAVHTRSLGAEHPGTLVARSNLAIMVDAQARHEEAAAEFRAVLAIRTRTLGAEHPHTLSTRNSIAATLREQRRLGEAEAELRDLLATRTRLLGTHHPDALNTRGNLATVLSDQGRHAEATAEFEQVLAGWTQVLGPEHPKTLAMLSYLRANSRPRRAAATEPDQVA, encoded by the coding sequence GTGGCGGATGGCCGCTGGGCGAACTGGCTGCGGCACCGTACTGCCGGTATCGCCGGCGCGGGCCTGGTGCTGACCGCCGGGATGACCGCGGCGCTGGCCAACTTCGTCACCTGGTACGTGGCGGCCGGCCTGGGCGCGGCGTCCGGCGCCGCGGGTCTCTACGGTGGGGTGTGGTGGCAGCGGCGGACCGACCGGCGCGCCCGTGAGGACGCCTGGCGGGCGGTCACCACCGCGGCACCGGGCAGCCACCCGGCGCCGGCGGACGACGACACCGGCCTGCTGACGATGCTGCTGCCCGGCCGGCAGGTCGTGCCGTTCAGCCCACTGCACGACCGGTCGGCCCGCCGGGTGGTGCAGTGGGCCCTCGCCGACTCACCGGCCCGGGCATCCGTGCTCTACGTCGACGGCGCGCCGGGCGCCGGCAAGAGCCGGCTGCTGGTCGAGGTGGCCGAGCGGCTCGCGCTTCCGTGCGCCTGGGCGGTGCCGGGCCGGGGTGCGGCGGCGGTCGCCGCGGCGGCGGCCCTCCGGCAGCGAGTGGTGCTCGTCGTCGACGACGCCGACACCTGCGACGACCTGCCCACCACCCTGGGCGCCTGGGCGGAGGCGGCCGACAGTGACGTCCGGTTGGTTCTGATCAGCCGGGTGAACCATCCGTGGTGGGCGGCCGTCCGCGCCCGCCAGCCGGCCCGGGTGGTGGCGCAACTGCCGTACCGGCCGCAGGTGACGGTGCCGGCGATCGTGGGCGACGCCAGGAGCCAGCAGCAGGCGTTCGCGCGCGCCCTGCGCTGCTTCGTGGCGGAGTCCGCACCGGTTCCCTCCGTAACGCTGAAGCCGAGCGACCCGCCCCCGTCGATCGCGCTGCTGCACGCCGCCGCCGCGCTCGCCGCGCGGACCGACGTCGGCGGCACGGTCGACACCGCCACCGTGGTGGCCGGCATCTTCGCCGCCGAGCGGCAACGCTGGCAGGAGTCCGCCCGGCAGGCGCACCTCCACAACCTGCCCGGCATCGTGCTTGAGCAGGCGCTTCTGCTCGCCGCGCTGGTCGGCGCCGCGGACGAGGGGGCCGCCCGGCGGCTGCTCGGCCAGATCCGCACCCCGGTGGGCCTCATCGGCCCCGACCGGGCGGGTCAGCTGGCCGACTGGCTCCGCGGGCTCTACCCGCAGCAGGTGCCGGACTGGCTGGCACCGCGCCTGCCGGCGGTGTTGCTGGAACGCTACGCGGTGAGCACCGTCGCCCACAGCCCGCTGCTCGCCGAGGCACTGGCCAACGCCACCGGCCGGGACGACGCCCGCACCGAGCGCGCCCTGGGCACCCTGGCCAGAGCCGCGGTACACAGTCCGGACGCCGCCGCGGCGATCAGTGCCGTCCTCGACCGCGACCCGGCGTGGATGACCGCCGCCGCGATCAGGGTCGCCGCCGTCGGGGAACTGCCGGTCGACGAGGCGATCGCCGCCTGCCTCGACAGGCACGCCGATCGGTTCACCCCGAGCCAGCTGCGACAGCTGGACGGGGCCATTCCGCCGGAGGCGCGGACCGGCCGGTTGGCCCGCGCCAGCGTCGCGCTCCTGCGACGGTACGTGTCGCACCCCGAGGTGGATCCGGACGATCCCGACACCCTGGCCGTCCGGCATTACCTCGCCAGCATACTGACGGAGCAGGGGCAGTTCGGCGCGGCCGAGTCGGAGTTCCGCGAGGTGCTCGCCGCGCGGACGCGGCTGCTCGGCGAGGAGCATCCGGACACCCTGCACACCCGCAACCGGTTTGCCGTGGTGCTGGATCTACGGGCCGAGCGCGGCGAGACGGAGGCCCAGTTCCGTGCCGTGCTCGCCGCGCGGACGCGGCTGCTCGGTGCCGAGCATCCGGACACCCTGCACACCCGGCTCAGCCTGGGCGTCGTGCTGGGCGGGCAGGGCCGCTACGACGCGGCGGAGGCCGAGTTCCGGGAGGTCCTCGCCGCGCAGACCCGGCTGCTCGGCGAGGAGCACGAGGACACCCTGACCACCATCAACAACATCGCCGCCCTGCTGCGGGAGCAGGGACGCCTCGGCGAGGCCGAAGACGTCTTCCGTGCGCTGCTGGCGGTGCGGACCCGGCTGTTCGGCGCCGAACATCCCACGACCCTGACCGTTCGCGGCAACCTCGCGGTGGTGTTGGACAAGCTGGGGCGCGCCGAGGCGGCAGAGGCCGAGTTCCGGGAGCTGCTCGCCGCGCGGACCCGGTTGTCGGGCGCCGCGCATCCCGACACCGTGAACATCCGCAACAGCCTCGCCATCCTGCTCGGCAGCCGGGGGAAACACCGTGAGGCCGAGGCGCAACTGCGCGAGGTGCTCGCCGTCCACACACGCTCGCTCGGCGCCGAGCATCCCGGCACCCTGGTCGCCCGCAGCAACCTCGCCATCATGGTGGACGCGCAGGCGCGGCACGAGGAGGCGGCGGCGGAGTTCCGGGCCGTGCTCGCCATCCGGACGCGGACGCTGGGCGCCGAGCACCCCCACACCCTGAGCACCCGCAACAGCATCGCCGCGACGCTGCGCGAGCAGCGCCGGCTCGGCGAGGCGGAGGCGGAGCTGCGCGACCTGCTGGCCACCCGCACGCGGTTGCTCGGCACGCACCATCCCGACGCCCTGAACACCCGCGGCAACCTCGCCACCGTCCTGTCCGATCAGGGCCGGCACGCGGAGGCGACGGCAGAGTTCGAGCAGGTGCTCGCCGGCTGGACCCAGGTGCTCGGCCCCGAGCATCCCAAGACCCTGGCCATGCTGAGCTACCTGCGCGCGAACTCCCGCCCGCGGCGGGCCGCCGCCACCGAACCGGACCAGGTGGCCTAG
- a CDS encoding acyl carrier protein, with protein sequence MTATERRERIAELVSEATGGDVATADLLAGGSMIALGVDSLGLLRLVDALELEYGVEVELTGAGRPLDTIDDLVALLPDAPGPGDS encoded by the coding sequence ATGACCGCCACCGAACGGCGCGAGCGGATCGCGGAACTGGTCAGCGAGGCCACCGGCGGGGACGTCGCAACGGCCGACCTGCTCGCCGGCGGTTCCATGATCGCGCTCGGTGTCGACTCCCTCGGGCTGCTGCGCCTGGTCGACGCGCTGGAACTGGAGTACGGCGTCGAGGTCGAGCTGACCGGCGCGGGTCGGCCGCTCGACACCATCGACGACCTGGTGGCCCTGCTGCCCGACGCACCGGGCCCGGGCGACAGCTAG
- a CDS encoding CotH kinase family protein, which translates to MRLTVRSAGTAAAPLRAAGIAAVAVLVAGLLVPSPAPAGAEPVAGTSTGSATESSDTARTAADTTAADAVAAADAADDLVGDIRFSVPSGTFSGEVSVSLSTTISGAQIRYTTDGRLPTAQSPLYADAPVRLTRSTQLRAQAFVGQTASGAPGTAMYVARNTTTAHDLPVLLIDSYGAGRPDREYFDAATMIFEPGGGTTSLAAAPAVATRAGFRLRGQSSSTFDKTPYRIEFWDNEDDDADYPVLGMPADSDWVLRGPFTDKALIREAFIYDLGRQMGLPAPRYAFAEFYLNTDAGPVGADDYMGVYMIVETIKNSKNRLDLKQLRDDDRTLPRITGGYIWKFEWMAAEEPTLPCSGPAATCWNYLEVADPSPLQPEQRDWLRNHIQEFHNVLRAPNFADPVSGYRAYIDVGSFIDQLIINELSREMDSYIRSAYFYKDRDTKIFAGPLWDYDLTFGVGGFFNNDQTSGWQYQQVRQPLANDWYTQLMRDPAFVNEVRLRWQTLRRGPLSDASLQSRINALTAPLANGAQRNFQRWPNLTTPMIGFFMTPTAPTWQGQVQYMRDWMLRRAAWLDSTAGWGGSTTPPPSTPPPSTPPPSTPPPGGGGCTATYTVTNEWSGGFQGEVRVTAGSAAISGWTVTWTFAAGQAITQAWNATVTSQGSAVTARNAGHNGSLAAGASTTFGFLGSTTGANSTPSLTCTAS; encoded by the coding sequence GTGCGTCTGACCGTCCGCAGCGCCGGCACCGCGGCGGCACCCCTGCGAGCCGCGGGGATAGCGGCCGTCGCCGTGCTGGTCGCCGGGCTCCTCGTCCCGTCACCAGCACCGGCCGGCGCCGAACCCGTTGCCGGCACGTCCACCGGTTCCGCCACCGAGAGCAGCGACACCGCCCGCACCGCCGCCGACACCACCGCGGCGGACGCCGTCGCCGCCGCGGACGCCGCCGACGACCTGGTCGGCGACATCCGGTTCTCCGTGCCCAGCGGCACCTTCTCCGGTGAGGTGTCGGTGTCGCTGAGCACCACCATCAGCGGCGCCCAGATCCGCTACACCACCGACGGACGGCTGCCCACCGCGCAGTCGCCGCTCTACGCCGACGCTCCGGTGCGCCTGACCCGGAGCACCCAGCTGCGGGCGCAGGCCTTCGTCGGGCAGACCGCGTCGGGGGCACCGGGCACCGCCATGTACGTCGCGCGCAACACCACCACCGCGCACGACCTGCCGGTGCTCCTGATCGACTCGTACGGCGCCGGCCGGCCCGACCGGGAGTACTTCGACGCCGCCACCATGATCTTCGAGCCGGGTGGTGGGACCACCTCGCTGGCCGCCGCTCCCGCCGTGGCCACCCGGGCCGGGTTCCGGCTGCGCGGGCAGTCGTCGTCGACCTTCGACAAGACGCCGTACCGGATCGAGTTCTGGGACAACGAGGACGACGACGCCGACTACCCGGTGCTGGGCATGCCCGCCGACTCCGACTGGGTGCTGCGCGGCCCGTTCACCGACAAGGCCCTGATCCGGGAGGCGTTCATCTACGACCTCGGACGGCAGATGGGCCTGCCCGCCCCCCGGTACGCCTTCGCGGAGTTCTACCTCAACACCGACGCCGGACCGGTCGGTGCCGACGACTACATGGGCGTCTACATGATCGTCGAGACGATCAAGAACTCCAAGAACCGCCTCGACCTCAAGCAGCTGCGCGACGACGACCGGACGCTGCCGAGGATCACCGGCGGCTACATCTGGAAGTTCGAGTGGATGGCCGCCGAGGAACCGACCCTGCCGTGCAGCGGCCCCGCGGCGACCTGCTGGAACTACCTGGAGGTGGCCGACCCGTCGCCGTTACAACCCGAACAGCGCGACTGGTTGCGCAACCACATCCAGGAGTTCCACAACGTGCTGCGGGCGCCCAACTTCGCCGACCCGGTCAGCGGCTACCGGGCGTACATCGACGTGGGCTCCTTCATCGACCAGCTCATCATCAACGAGCTGAGCCGGGAGATGGACTCCTACATCCGCAGCGCGTACTTCTACAAGGACCGCGACACCAAGATCTTTGCCGGTCCACTGTGGGACTACGACCTGACCTTCGGGGTGGGTGGCTTCTTCAACAACGACCAGACCTCCGGCTGGCAGTACCAGCAGGTCCGCCAGCCGCTGGCCAACGACTGGTACACCCAGTTGATGCGGGATCCGGCCTTCGTCAACGAGGTCCGGCTGCGCTGGCAGACGCTGCGTCGCGGCCCGCTCTCCGACGCGTCCCTCCAGTCCCGGATCAACGCGTTGACCGCGCCGCTGGCCAACGGCGCCCAGCGCAACTTCCAGCGCTGGCCCAACCTGACCACCCCGATGATCGGCTTCTTCATGACGCCGACCGCGCCCACCTGGCAGGGGCAGGTGCAGTACATGCGGGACTGGATGCTGCGCCGGGCGGCCTGGCTCGACTCGACCGCCGGCTGGGGCGGGTCCACCACTCCCCCGCCCAGCACTCCTCCGCCGAGCACGCCGCCGCCCAGCACTCCGCCGCCCGGCGGAGGGGGCTGCACCGCCACGTACACGGTGACCAACGAGTGGTCCGGCGGCTTCCAGGGTGAGGTGCGGGTCACCGCCGGCAGCGCGGCGATCAGCGGCTGGACCGTGACCTGGACGTTCGCGGCCGGCCAGGCGATCACCCAGGCGTGGAACGCGACGGTCACCAGCCAGGGATCGGCGGTGACCGCCCGCAACGCCGGCCACAACGGCAGTCTCGCCGCCGGGGCCAGCACCACGTTCGGCTTCCTGGGCTCGACCACGGGCGCCAACAGCACACCCTCGCTGACCTGTACGGCGAGCTGA
- a CDS encoding polyphosphate polymerase domain-containing protein encodes MSPLPITAPLPVTASLPVTAPLPMTASLARMATIGLTELIDRAALQTRVDRKYVVPLDVLPHLLDQLTPYARVLDIDGERSFRYESVYFDTPWLASYHCAAYRRRRRFKVRTRTYLDSAQCWLEVKISGARGSITKHRLPYDPGDRGTVHPGRDFVDEALVREAVCPPAGSILDPVLITTYRRATLLLPATASRVTIDTGLAWQDGNRSLHLPDLAVVETKTSSAASPADRMLWQRGLRPARISKYATGLAALRPDLPDSPWRRTLRRHFHTTPSVGTAPTSTTHRPVQEASCV; translated from the coding sequence ATGAGCCCGCTGCCGATCACCGCGCCCCTACCGGTCACCGCGTCCCTACCGGTCACCGCGCCGCTGCCGATGACCGCGTCGCTGGCCCGGATGGCGACCATCGGGCTGACCGAGCTCATCGACCGGGCCGCCCTACAGACCAGGGTCGACCGCAAGTACGTCGTCCCGCTCGACGTGCTGCCGCACCTGCTCGACCAGCTCACCCCGTACGCGAGGGTGCTGGATATCGACGGGGAGCGCTCCTTCCGCTACGAGTCGGTCTACTTCGACACCCCGTGGCTGGCGAGCTACCACTGCGCGGCCTACCGGCGTCGGCGCCGCTTCAAGGTACGCACCCGCACCTATCTCGACTCTGCACAGTGCTGGCTCGAAGTCAAGATCAGCGGGGCGCGCGGCAGCATCACCAAGCACCGGTTGCCCTACGATCCGGGCGACCGTGGCACCGTCCACCCGGGCCGCGACTTCGTCGACGAGGCGCTCGTCCGGGAGGCGGTCTGCCCACCCGCCGGCAGCATCCTCGACCCGGTACTGATCACCACCTACCGGCGGGCGACGCTGTTGCTACCCGCCACCGCCAGCCGGGTCACCATCGACACCGGGCTCGCCTGGCAGGACGGCAACCGCTCGCTGCACCTGCCGGATCTCGCCGTCGTCGAGACCAAGACCAGCTCCGCGGCCTCGCCCGCCGACCGGATGCTCTGGCAGCGAGGTCTGCGGCCCGCCCGAATCTCCAAGTACGCGACCGGCCTGGCCGCCCTCCGTCCGGACCTACCGGACTCCCCGTGGCGACGGACACTGCGCCGCCACTTCCACACCACCCCGTCGGTGGGCACGGCACCGACCTCCACCACCCACCGTCCCGTTCAGGAGGCATCGTGCGTCTGA
- a CDS encoding cellulose binding domain-containing protein gives MGSDRAQIRSALVVLAVTALALAATVWVVARTTVARAAAGSLAVVSPVEDEGVDCPVPSPGSPPATSRLPDPFRRLDGTRISTKADWRCQRAQTKQLAQRAVYGDKPARPQSVTGTVSSTNITVNVTHNGRTANFSASVQLPSGGSGPYPAVVVLGGFGADTATIRSAGAAVINYDPLAVGREGTPRSNKQGAFYSIYGASSNTGLLAAWAWGVSRIIDVIEQSGGTILRADATGVTGCSRYGKGAFVTGAFDQRIALTMPIESGSAGSPIFRGIPGESGAQPLSSAYDEQPWLGDGFGSYTGSPANLPVDTHQTVAMVAPRGLFIMDNPHVDWLAARSSSVAALAGAEVYKALGAGDNISYWSDVQDGTHCASRSEWRTPLQQNIQKFLLKTGNTAGVFRISSRKAGSLSEWRDWQTPTLTDGPTTPPTTPPTTPPTTPPTTPPTTPPTTPPTTPPAGGGCSASASINQWTGGFVATVRVTAGSSPVNGWSVAVTLPSGASVTNTWNATAGGTSGAVTFTNVSFNGAVAAGQSTEFGFQGTGTGTGITPTCTAR, from the coding sequence ATGGGATCGGACCGTGCGCAGATCCGTTCGGCGCTCGTGGTACTGGCGGTGACGGCGCTCGCGCTCGCCGCGACGGTGTGGGTGGTGGCGCGAACCACCGTCGCCCGGGCCGCGGCCGGTAGCCTCGCGGTGGTGTCGCCGGTGGAGGACGAGGGCGTCGACTGCCCGGTGCCCAGCCCGGGATCGCCCCCTGCCACCTCCCGGCTCCCCGACCCCTTCCGCAGGCTGGACGGCACGCGCATCTCGACCAAGGCCGACTGGCGCTGCCAACGGGCGCAGACCAAACAGCTCGCGCAGCGGGCCGTCTACGGCGACAAGCCGGCCAGGCCGCAGAGCGTCACGGGGACGGTGTCGAGCACGAACATCACGGTGAACGTCACGCACAACGGGCGCACCGCCAACTTCTCCGCGAGCGTGCAACTGCCCAGCGGCGGCTCCGGACCGTACCCGGCCGTGGTGGTCCTGGGCGGATTCGGCGCGGACACGGCCACCATCCGGTCCGCGGGCGCCGCAGTGATCAACTACGACCCCCTCGCGGTGGGCAGGGAGGGCACTCCCCGCAGCAACAAGCAGGGCGCCTTCTACAGCATCTACGGCGCGTCCAGCAACACCGGCCTGCTGGCCGCCTGGGCGTGGGGGGTGAGCCGGATCATCGACGTGATCGAGCAGTCGGGCGGCACCATCCTCCGGGCGGACGCGACCGGCGTCACCGGGTGCTCCCGCTATGGCAAGGGCGCCTTCGTGACGGGCGCATTCGACCAGCGCATCGCGTTGACCATGCCGATCGAGTCCGGCAGCGCCGGCTCGCCCATCTTCCGCGGGATACCGGGTGAGTCCGGCGCCCAGCCGCTGAGCAGCGCGTACGACGAGCAGCCGTGGCTGGGCGACGGCTTCGGCTCCTACACCGGCAGCCCGGCGAACCTGCCGGTGGACACCCACCAGACGGTGGCCATGGTGGCGCCGCGCGGGCTGTTCATCATGGACAACCCGCACGTCGACTGGTTGGCCGCCCGTTCGTCGAGCGTCGCGGCCCTGGCTGGGGCCGAGGTCTACAAGGCGCTCGGCGCGGGCGACAACATCAGCTACTGGTCCGACGTCCAGGACGGCACGCACTGCGCCTCCCGTTCGGAGTGGCGGACCCCACTGCAGCAGAACATCCAGAAGTTCCTGCTGAAGACGGGTAACACGGCCGGGGTCTTCCGGATCTCCAGCCGGAAGGCGGGCAGCCTGTCGGAGTGGCGGGACTGGCAGACGCCGACCCTCACCGACGGCCCGACCACCCCGCCCACCACGCCTCCGACCACGCCACCCACCACGCCCCCGACGACGCCGCCCACGACGCCCCCGACCACCCCGCCCACCACTCCGCCGGCCGGCGGCGGTTGCTCGGCGTCGGCATCGATCAACCAGTGGACGGGCGGTTTCGTCGCCACGGTGCGGGTCACCGCCGGCTCGTCCCCGGTCAACGGTTGGTCGGTGGCGGTGACGTTGCCCTCGGGTGCCAGCGTCACGAACACCTGGAACGCCACCGCCGGCGGCACCAGCGGCGCGGTCACCTTCACCAACGTCAGCTTCAACGGTGCCGTCGCCGCCGGCCAGTCGACCGAGTTCGGTTTCCAGGGCACGGGCACCGGCACCGGGATCACCCCCACCTGCACCGCCAGGTAG